A genomic region of Alnus glutinosa chromosome 11, dhAlnGlut1.1, whole genome shotgun sequence contains the following coding sequences:
- the LOC133881791 gene encoding leucine-rich repeat extensin-like protein 3, producing MYKKKIGRPITEGQYIIQFHINRSLYSSMSITGIQGQLLEITVVGCNKLKDTEWISRQDPYVCLEYGSTKFRTRTCTDGNKNPTFQEKFVFTLIEGLREINVSVWNSNTLSSDVFIGGGKVQLLKVLSQGFDDTAWTLQTKTGRYAGEVRLILHYSNALKPATSFAPSAPPYVTKPMPQVPLYYNSTPTTAAPYAPPAYPAPSPYSSYPPNSAGYPPSLYSAPPPAAYPPPPYPPTSAYPPPPYPPPPQSSSYYPPPPQSSSYYPPPPQSSSYYPPGPYPGMYPPPPY from the exons ATGTATAAAAAGAAGATAGGGAGACCAATAACGGAGGGTCAATACATCATCCAATTCCATATCAATCGCAGCCTTTACTCTTCTATGTCGATTACTGGTATTCAAGGCCAGCTTCTTGAGATCACTG TTGTTGGGTGCAACAAGTTGAAGGATACCGAGTGGATCTCACGGCAGGACCCGTACGTGTGCCTCGAATATGGTAGCACCAAGTTCCGCACCAGGACTTGCACTG ATGGTAATAAGAATCCGACGTTCCAGGAGAAGTTCGTGTTTACGTTAATCGAAGGTCTTAGGGAGATAAATGTCTCCGTTTGGAACAGCAATACCCTTTCATCCGACGTCTTCATCGGCGGTGGAAA GGTTCAATTGCTGAAGGTGCTTTCTCAGGGTTTCGACGACACCGCCTGGACGCTTCAGACTAAAACTGGCAG ATATGCAGGAGAAGTGCGACTAATATTACATTATTCTAATGCCCTA AAACCTGCAACGAGTTTTGCTCCGTCGGCACCGCCATATGTAACGAAGCCTATGCCCCAAGTCCCTTTGTATTATAACTCCACACCTACAACTGCTGCTCCTTACGCACCTCCGGCCTACCCAGCTCCATCTCCCTACTCTTCGTACCCACCTAATTCAGCAGGGTATCCACCATCTCTGTACTCTGCTCCACCTCCAGCTGCCTATCCTCCCCCACCTTACCCACCAACATCAGCTTATCCTCCACCTCCATATCCACCACCTCCACAAAGCTCATCCTATTATCCACCACCGCCACAAAGCTCATCCTATTATCCACCACCGCCACAAAGCTCATCCTATTATCCTCCAG GTCCTTATCCAGGTATGTATCCTCCACCACCATACTGA
- the LOC133881821 gene encoding uncharacterized protein LOC133881821 isoform X1 yields MSITGIQGQLLEITVVGCNKLKDTEWISRQDPYVCLEYGSTKFRTRTCTDGDKNPTFQEKFVFTLIEGLREINVTVWNSNTLKSDDFIGSGKIQLQKVLSRGFDDTTWSLQTKGGRNAGELRSILHYSNALQPATSFASSAPPYVTLPTPQVPLYFKPLSTNTTAPYAPSAYHAPSPYSSYPPNSAVYPPSPYSAPPPATYPPPPYPPTSIYPPPPDPLRPPQTSSYYPPDPYPRIYPPPPY; encoded by the exons ATGTCGATTACTGGTATTCAAGGCCAGCTTCTTGAGATCACTG TTGTTGGGTGCAACAAGTTGAAGGACACCGAGTGGATCTCACGGCAGGACCCGTACGTGTGCCTCGAATATGGTAGCACCAAGTTCCGCACCAGGACTTGCACTG ACGGTGATAAGAATCCGACATTCCAGGAGAAGTTCGTGTTTACGTTAATCGAAGGTCTTAGGGAGATAAATGTCACCGTTTGGAACAGCAATACCCTTAAATCCGACGACTTCATCGGCAGTGGAAA GATTCAATTGCAGAAGGTGCTTTCTCGAGGTTTCGACGACACCACCTGGTCGCTTCAGACTAAAGGTGGCAG AAATGCAGGAGAATTGCGATCAATATTACATTATTCTAATGCCCTA CAACCTGCAACAAGCTTTGCTTCGTCTGCACCGCCATATGTGACGCTGCCTACACCTCAAGTTCCTTTGTATTTTAAGCCACTTTCAACAAATACTACTGCTCCTTACGCACCTTCGGCCTACCATGCTCCATCTCCCTACTCTTCGTACCCACCTAACTCAGCCGTGTATCCACCATCTCCATACTCTGCTCCACCTCCAGCTACCTATCCTCCCCCACCTTACCCACCAACATCAATTTATCCTCCACCTCCAGATCCACTACGGCCGCCACAAACCTCGTCCTATTATCCTCCGG ATCCTTATCCAAGAATATACCCACCACCGCCATACTGA
- the LOC133881821 gene encoding protein SRC2-like isoform X2 codes for MSITGIQGQLLEITVVGCNKLKDTEWISRQDPYVCLEYGSTKFRTRTCTDGDKNPTFQEKFVFTLIEGLREINVTVWNSNTLKSDDFIGSGKIQLQKVLSRGFDDTTWSLQTKGGRNAGELRSILHYSNALQPATSFASSAPPYVTLPTPQVPLYFKPLSTNTTAPYAPSAYHAPSPYSSYPPNSAVYPPSPYSAPPPATYPPPPYPPTSIYPPPPDPLRPPQTSSYYPPGNVRLGVYIYICILAFLVLILNSSLVLNLSVI; via the exons ATGTCGATTACTGGTATTCAAGGCCAGCTTCTTGAGATCACTG TTGTTGGGTGCAACAAGTTGAAGGACACCGAGTGGATCTCACGGCAGGACCCGTACGTGTGCCTCGAATATGGTAGCACCAAGTTCCGCACCAGGACTTGCACTG ACGGTGATAAGAATCCGACATTCCAGGAGAAGTTCGTGTTTACGTTAATCGAAGGTCTTAGGGAGATAAATGTCACCGTTTGGAACAGCAATACCCTTAAATCCGACGACTTCATCGGCAGTGGAAA GATTCAATTGCAGAAGGTGCTTTCTCGAGGTTTCGACGACACCACCTGGTCGCTTCAGACTAAAGGTGGCAG AAATGCAGGAGAATTGCGATCAATATTACATTATTCTAATGCCCTA CAACCTGCAACAAGCTTTGCTTCGTCTGCACCGCCATATGTGACGCTGCCTACACCTCAAGTTCCTTTGTATTTTAAGCCACTTTCAACAAATACTACTGCTCCTTACGCACCTTCGGCCTACCATGCTCCATCTCCCTACTCTTCGTACCCACCTAACTCAGCCGTGTATCCACCATCTCCATACTCTGCTCCACCTCCAGCTACCTATCCTCCCCCACCTTACCCACCAACATCAATTTATCCTCCACCTCCAGATCCACTACGGCCGCCACAAACCTCGTCCTATTATCCTCCGGGTAACGTTCGTttaggtgtatatatatatatatgtatactagCTTTCCTGGTGCTAATATTGAATTCATCACTTGTACTAAATTTATCTGTGATTTGA